The stretch of DNA GATACGAAAAACTTCTTGATGTTCGGTACAGACATGTTATCGAAAGATCATAAACCGGTCATTCCATTCCGTAATGGTGACTTTGTGACAACCAATTACAAATATGTGAATGGTAAACTTTATAGCAATAAAGACAACAAACCTTTGGACACGATACCGGAAGATTTTGAAAAGAATAAGAAGCAAGTACAAAGTGACTTAGAAAACAGCGATAAAGTCTTGAATGGAGATTTATTCCGTTTCTATAAAAATCCAGATTTCAATAAAATCAAACCGACCGATTACAAATATCAACCGGGTCCTAAAGGTGAACCGAAATAGATTGGAAAGGGCAGAGAAATGTACATGACGTGCACTTCTCTGCTTTTTTGGGTTGTCCAATCGATGATGGGTACGTATAGATTGAGTTGTAAAAAAACAACCGCTTTGAAAGCACGTTTCAGACGCATAATGCTTCTTGTATCTTTTGTTGCTAAAAAAGTGTATAATATATAGAACTGATTTAAGGTGAATAAACAAATATGAGTCAAACTTTAAGAAAAGGATGGATGTGTGGTGGAAGCATATAAAATTGAACACCTCAACAAATCTTATGCGGATAAAGTCATTTTTGATGATTTACATTTCTCCATTTCAAATCAAGAACGCATTGGTTTGGTAGGTATTAATGGTACAGGTAAAAGTTCATTGTTGAAAGTGATGGCCGGTTTGGATGAAGATTTTGAGGCAGAACAGTCGCATCCGAAACAATACCGTATTCGCTATGCTGCTCAAAACCATCACTTAGACCCATCCCTGACTGTGTATGAGGCCGTCTTCAGTGCAGACTCTGAAGAATTACAGGTCATTAAGCGTTACGAGGATGCTACTGAAAAATACGCAACGGAACAAACTGATCAAGCATTTGGTGAAATGATGGCCGCCCAAGCTGCCATGGATGATTGGCATGCATGGGATTACAGTGCAGAAATCAAGACGATTTTATCAAAATTAGGCATTCACGATACGACACGACCGCTAGAACAATTATCTGGTGGCCAACAAAAGCGTGTCATTTTAGCGAGAACATTAATTGAAAAGCCAGATTTACTGTTGTTGGATGAGCCAACGAACCATTTGGATTTCGAGTCGATACAGTGGTTGATTCAATTTGTAAAGTCTTATCCTAAAACGGTGGTTTTTGTCACACATGACCGGTATTTTTTAAATGAAGTGGCAACCCGTATTGTAGAATTAAGAAATGGTAAGTTGGATACCTATCCAGGTAATTATGAAACATATATTGCCATGCGTGCAGAAAAAGAAGAGATTGAAGCGCGTCAACAAACCAAGCAACGCGCCCTCTTTCAACAAGAACTGGCGTGGATGCGTGCAGGTGTAAAAGCACGAACAACAAAGCAACAAGCGAGGCAGAATCGCTTTCATGATTTAAAAGCGCAAGTTCAGTCACATCAAGCACAAGAAAAAGGCACTTTGAATTTGGCTTATTCGCGGTTAGGTAAACAAGTCTTTGAACTTGAAGAAGTTACAAAACGTATCGATACACAGACTTTGTTTGAAAATGTAACAACGCTGATTCAGAATGGGGTGCAAATCGGTATTGTCGGTGAAAATGGTGTTGGCAAAACAACAATGTTAAATATTTTAGCCGGAGAAGATACGGATTACGAAGGTGTTGTAAAAGTAGGTCAAACGGTTAAAATCGCTTATTTTAAACAAACGGATGAACGCCTTCATCGCGACATACGTATGATTGATTTTCTGCGGGAAGAAAGTGAATTGGCGCGACAAAAAGATGGGACGACGGTTTCTGTGACACAGCTATTAGAACGTTTTTTGTTTCCAAGTGCGACACATGGTAAAAAAATCTATAAATTGTCAGGTGGCGAACAAAAGCGTCTGTATTTGTTGAAATTATTAGTGCATCAGCCCAACGTCTTACTTTTAGATGAACCGACCAATGATTTGGATACGGAAACATTGACGATATTGGAATATTATATTCAAACATTTGGTGGGACGGTGATTACAGTCAGTCACGACCGTTACTTTTTAGATAAAGTCGTCGATTGTTACTGGTATATCCACGATGGTCAAGTGGATATGATACTCGGACAGTTTGAGGATTATTGGGCTTACCAAAAACAAATAGAAGCAGCTAAAACGCAATCAAAAGCATCACAGCAAACGGCCACTACTGCTGCCCCGCCTAAGAAGAAACGAAAAGGATTGTCCTACAAAGAGAAAAGAGAATATGAAACATTATTAGTTCGTATTGATGAAGCAGAAACACGTTTAAAAGAAATCGATGAAGAAATGATAAAGGCTAATGCTGATTATTCCAAAATCAAAGCATTAAATGAGGAAAGAGAAGCGCTCGAAGCTCAATATGACACCGACATCACAAGGTGGAGTGAACTAGAAGAAATTTTAGAACAATAGAGGGATAGCATGGAGCAAACATTGTCGCATTATTTTGGATACCAAACTTTTCGTCCAGGTCAGAGAGAAATTATTGAATGTGTTTTGGATCGTCATCACACTTTAGGGGTTTTGCCTACAGGTGGGGGGAAATCCATATGCTACCAAGTACCAGGATTAATGTTGCAAGGGACGACATTGGTCATCAGTCCGCTTATTTCGTTAATGAAAGACCAAGTTGATCAATTGAAAACAATGGGCATCGCCGCAGCCTATTTGAATAGTAGTTTGAGTCATTCAGAGCAAAAAGAAATAGAAGCACAATTAGTGAACGGTGAATTAAAGTTTTTATACATCGCACCAGAACGTCTGGAGCAACCCTATTTTGAAATGTTATTACGGCGAGTGAAAATCTCATTAGTTGCATTTGACGAGGCACATTGTATTTCTAAATGGGGGCATGATTTTCGCCCGAGTTATCAAGCTGTCATTCAACGGGTGTTGTCAATGCCACAGTCGTTTGCGATTGTCGCATTAACGGCTACAGCGACTGCTGAAGTGCAACAAGATATTATGGATCGATTGATGATACAACGGCAACATTTAATTAAGACAAGCATTCGACGACGTAACTTAAAATTTCAAGTGAATCGTACGTATCAGCGTCAAAAGTTTGTGTTGGATTATATTCAGAAATATAGTGGAATGGCTGGTATTGTGTATTGCTCGACACGAAAGCAAGTTGAAGCGTTATACGACGCATTAGATGAAGCGGGAGTTTCGGCGACATATTATCATGCGGGAATGCCAGCAAAACAAAGAGATGCAGCACAAAATGACTTTCTATATGACCGTATTCGAGTTGTTGTTGCAACAAATGCGTTTGGTATGGGAATTGATAAGTCAAACGTACGCTATGTAATTCATTATAATATGCCAGGCGATTTGGAGTCGTATTATCAAGAAGCGGGACGTGCAGGACGCGATGGTTTAGAAAGCGATTGTATTTTATTATACAGTGATAGAGATGTGGAATTGCATCAATATTTTATTAGTACGTCTAAAGCGGATGATGACTACAAGGAACGTATGGGTGAAAAATTAACGAAAATGATTCAATACACGAAGACCAATAAATGTCTAGAAGCGACATTGGTTTATTATTTTGAACCGAATGAAAAACTGGAAGAGTGCCAACAATGCAGTAATTGTATTAACAAAAACAAAACATATAATATGACAAAAGAAGCTAAAATGATTATCAGCGCTGTAGCACGGTTGCGACAACAAGAAGGCTATGCCATCGTCATCCAAGTATTACGAGGAGAAGAGTCAGATTATATTTATCATCAAGGCTATCAAAACCTTTCAACATACGGGATTATGAGAAATTACACGACAGGCGAGCTCCATCATTTAATTGACGAGCTCCGATTTAAAGGATTTTTAAATGAGTATAATGAAGTATTGGTCTGTGATGCTTCAGTGGAAAAACTATTGATGGAAGAAGTCCAAGTTTATACAACACCTTTCATACGCAAATCTAAAGAAACCGTGCATATCAACACCGTAGAGGGTGTGGATCGCGTACTATTTGAGAAACTGGTAGAGGTTCGTCGAGCATTGAGTGAACGATTGAGCACACCGCCTACGAACATTTTCACAGATTATACTTTAGAGGATTTTGCAAAAAGAAAACCCATGACAAAACAAGAAATGATTCAAATCGATGGTGTAGGAAGTTACAAGTTAAAACATTACTGTCCTGAATTTCTTGAGGTCATTCAAGATTATAAAATGCACCGTTCATAAAAGTTTATTGCGGCGTATATTTTTAATTTCTATAATTTAACGGTTGGTGAATGATTCGCTAGCCGTTATTTTTTAAATTTTAGATATTAAAACAAATGA from Staphylococcus lutrae encodes:
- a CDS encoding ABC-F family ATP-binding cassette domain-containing protein is translated as MEAYKIEHLNKSYADKVIFDDLHFSISNQERIGLVGINGTGKSSLLKVMAGLDEDFEAEQSHPKQYRIRYAAQNHHLDPSLTVYEAVFSADSEELQVIKRYEDATEKYATEQTDQAFGEMMAAQAAMDDWHAWDYSAEIKTILSKLGIHDTTRPLEQLSGGQQKRVILARTLIEKPDLLLLDEPTNHLDFESIQWLIQFVKSYPKTVVFVTHDRYFLNEVATRIVELRNGKLDTYPGNYETYIAMRAEKEEIEARQQTKQRALFQQELAWMRAGVKARTTKQQARQNRFHDLKAQVQSHQAQEKGTLNLAYSRLGKQVFELEEVTKRIDTQTLFENVTTLIQNGVQIGIVGENGVGKTTMLNILAGEDTDYEGVVKVGQTVKIAYFKQTDERLHRDIRMIDFLREESELARQKDGTTVSVTQLLERFLFPSATHGKKIYKLSGGEQKRLYLLKLLVHQPNVLLLDEPTNDLDTETLTILEYYIQTFGGTVITVSHDRYFLDKVVDCYWYIHDGQVDMILGQFEDYWAYQKQIEAAKTQSKASQQTATTAAPPKKKRKGLSYKEKREYETLLVRIDEAETRLKEIDEEMIKANADYSKIKALNEEREALEAQYDTDITRWSELEEILEQ
- the recQ gene encoding DNA helicase RecQ gives rise to the protein MEQTLSHYFGYQTFRPGQREIIECVLDRHHTLGVLPTGGGKSICYQVPGLMLQGTTLVISPLISLMKDQVDQLKTMGIAAAYLNSSLSHSEQKEIEAQLVNGELKFLYIAPERLEQPYFEMLLRRVKISLVAFDEAHCISKWGHDFRPSYQAVIQRVLSMPQSFAIVALTATATAEVQQDIMDRLMIQRQHLIKTSIRRRNLKFQVNRTYQRQKFVLDYIQKYSGMAGIVYCSTRKQVEALYDALDEAGVSATYYHAGMPAKQRDAAQNDFLYDRIRVVVATNAFGMGIDKSNVRYVIHYNMPGDLESYYQEAGRAGRDGLESDCILLYSDRDVELHQYFISTSKADDDYKERMGEKLTKMIQYTKTNKCLEATLVYYFEPNEKLEECQQCSNCINKNKTYNMTKEAKMIISAVARLRQQEGYAIVIQVLRGEESDYIYHQGYQNLSTYGIMRNYTTGELHHLIDELRFKGFLNEYNEVLVCDASVEKLLMEEVQVYTTPFIRKSKETVHINTVEGVDRVLFEKLVEVRRALSERLSTPPTNIFTDYTLEDFAKRKPMTKQEMIQIDGVGSYKLKHYCPEFLEVIQDYKMHRS